Proteins from a genomic interval of Candidatus Binataceae bacterium:
- a CDS encoding sigma 54-interacting transcriptional regulator gives MNDNPYRAADECGHVLRLPAASQAVAGTEGLLLEIANLLAMKLNPESLFETIAEVLGRLLKIDRASLAIYDPKRDRFEIVALALQQGSQIGKGWFIPHRGSRVGLVFDSGQASCTKLEPASSFFEDKPLVEEGMHISSIIPLIIEGKPIGCFNVNRKHEEPFDRDEMALLVRFADQIAIAVTNSRKFDEMRIQKEELGRQNEYLLELTKESSKTDLLLLCPSLRAVRDGLITTAKVDATVLITGETGTGKGVLARALHDWSGRRDRPFVVCDCAALSTSLIETELFGHEKGAFTGASSRRMGRFELAHTGTLLLDEVAEMPLEVQSKLLGALQDRQIYRVGGANPVKIDIRVIAATNRDLQAEVAAGRFRQDLYYRLNVVSLHLPPLRERVQDVLALADHLIQFYAQKFARNICALSPAARAMIQRYSWPGNIRELENVIERAVLLNIGPVLEMGSELDSNLKSSNPETESYYHGFQPGMLTLDQMEQRYIRETLEVTGWRISGRKGAAEILGLHPNTLRSKMERLGIRPHSAT, from the coding sequence ATGAATGACAATCCTTATCGCGCCGCAGATGAGTGTGGGCATGTGCTACGCCTGCCTGCGGCCTCACAGGCAGTAGCAGGTACGGAAGGATTGCTGCTCGAGATCGCAAATCTGCTGGCGATGAAACTCAACCCGGAGTCGTTATTCGAGACGATTGCTGAGGTGCTGGGTCGACTGCTCAAAATCGACCGAGCGAGCCTCGCTATCTACGATCCCAAGCGCGATCGGTTTGAAATTGTTGCATTGGCCCTGCAGCAAGGAAGCCAGATAGGCAAAGGCTGGTTCATCCCACACCGTGGCAGCAGGGTGGGATTGGTTTTCGACTCCGGTCAGGCATCTTGCACGAAGTTGGAGCCGGCGAGTTCATTTTTCGAGGACAAGCCACTGGTTGAAGAAGGGATGCATATTAGTTCGATCATCCCGCTCATAATCGAGGGCAAGCCGATCGGATGTTTCAATGTAAATCGCAAACACGAGGAGCCATTTGATCGCGATGAAATGGCGCTCCTGGTCAGATTCGCGGATCAAATCGCGATTGCGGTGACGAATTCCCGCAAATTCGACGAAATGAGAATCCAAAAAGAGGAACTAGGTCGGCAAAATGAGTATCTATTGGAACTGACCAAGGAATCCTCGAAGACCGACCTTCTCCTTCTCTGTCCTTCATTGAGAGCGGTTCGCGACGGATTAATAACTACTGCCAAAGTAGATGCCACCGTATTAATCACCGGCGAAACCGGCACGGGAAAAGGCGTTCTGGCGCGTGCTCTGCACGACTGGAGCGGCCGGCGCGATCGTCCGTTCGTCGTGTGTGATTGTGCGGCGCTGAGCACCAGTTTGATCGAGACAGAGTTGTTCGGCCATGAAAAGGGAGCTTTCACCGGCGCCAGTTCCCGCCGCATGGGACGCTTTGAACTTGCACATACTGGCACTCTGCTGCTGGATGAGGTGGCAGAGATGCCGCTTGAGGTCCAGTCCAAGCTTCTGGGGGCGCTGCAGGATCGCCAGATATATCGGGTAGGCGGAGCGAATCCGGTCAAAATTGATATTCGAGTGATTGCTGCGACCAACCGCGATCTGCAGGCTGAAGTTGCGGCCGGACGATTTCGACAGGATCTGTATTACAGGCTGAACGTCGTGAGTCTGCACCTGCCTCCGCTGCGCGAGCGAGTGCAGGATGTGCTCGCACTCGCCGACCACCTCATTCAATTCTATGCGCAAAAATTCGCGCGCAATATCTGCGCGCTAAGTCCCGCGGCTCGCGCAATGATCCAGCGTTATTCCTGGCCCGGCAATATTCGGGAACTCGAGAACGTCATTGAGCGGGCCGTGCTTTTGAACATCGGCCCGGTACTCGAGATGGGGAGCGAGTTGGACTCCAATTTGAAATCGAGCAATCCGGAAACCGAAAGTTACTATCACGGTTTCCAACCGGGCATGCTCACTCTCGATCAAATGGAACAGCGCTACATCCGCGAGACGCTGGAGGTCACTGGATGGCGGATTTCGGGACGAAAAGGAGCGGCTGAGATCCTTGGACTGCATCCCAACACACTGCGCAGCAAAATGGAGCGCCTTGGGATCAGGCCTCACAGCGCGACTTGA
- a CDS encoding YceI family protein encodes MKRARPTVAAVRYIVIWILAFVFVPSLALAQGVPVFAISRSESSIKFHVKASVEIRGTFDQWNATLAFTSPDVTTGLLDVEIQAASVDTGSGFKNSKLKGSDFFDVVQNPLITFKSTRLVQTGPNTFEVDGNFTIRGVTRAEKLTLEVSGRGTGSGEITGTMAFDRKDYGMNSGIPFIRIANRVEVSVALKAKRVSGPPVVFKQ; translated from the coding sequence ATGAAGCGGGCAAGGCCGACAGTGGCCGCCGTGCGATACATTGTTATTTGGATCTTGGCGTTTGTATTTGTCCCTTCATTAGCCTTGGCTCAGGGAGTCCCGGTCTTCGCGATTTCTCGGTCAGAGAGCTCGATTAAGTTCCACGTAAAGGCATCGGTGGAAATCAGGGGCACGTTCGATCAGTGGAACGCCACCCTCGCATTTACATCGCCCGACGTGACTACAGGGCTTCTGGACGTCGAAATTCAGGCTGCCAGCGTGGATACCGGAAGCGGATTCAAGAATAGCAAGTTGAAGGGCTCCGACTTTTTCGACGTCGTGCAGAATCCGTTGATTACGTTTAAATCAACCAGACTCGTACAGACCGGCCCCAACACTTTTGAAGTTGATGGCAATTTCACGATACGTGGAGTCACCAGAGCCGAAAAGTTGACGCTCGAGGTTTCCGGCAGAGGTACAGGGTCCGGCGAGATCACCGGGACGATGGCCTTCGACCGCAAAGACTATGGGATGAACAGCGGGATCCCCTTCATCAGAATCGCCAACCGTGTCGAGGTTAGCGTCGCGCTCAAGGCAAAGCGCGTGAGCGGCCCGCCCGTCGTCTTTAAGCAGTAA
- a CDS encoding MFS transporter, which yields MSSAAEVRPGSQPEILETRIPARLDRLKWCEFHWLLIIGLGITWVLDGLEITLMGAISAVLQRPDVLHFTAAQIGFISSCYLAGAVLGALVFGHLTDRFGRRKFFFLSLGLYLVGVGLTALSWNLATFALFRFLTGAGIGGEYAAVNSAIDELIPARFRGRVDLMINGSYWLGAAAGAASTVILLDTQYLAANLGWRLGFGVGAVIGLVILYMREFIPESPRWLLTHGQNDEAERIVGEIEKTVKEETGQQLRGEPEEPPLRIHVRKEFGLDAIIAPLVHTYRERSILGLSLMIAQAFVYNAILFTYALVLNRYYSVPADRTGLYLLPFALSNFLGPVALGHFFDTVGRRPMISGTFAISGVLLIANGWMFAHGSLTSTSQSVFWMVIFFFASPAASSAYLTVSEMFPLEMRALAIAIFYSAGTAVGGIIAPWFFGRLIDSGSRTELYYGYLVAAVLMLGAAVMEVLYGVAAERQSLEKIAAPLSMVQ from the coding sequence ATGAGTTCAGCCGCCGAGGTACGACCCGGGTCACAACCGGAAATCCTGGAGACGCGAATCCCGGCCCGGCTCGATCGCCTCAAGTGGTGCGAGTTCCACTGGCTGCTGATCATCGGGCTTGGCATCACCTGGGTGCTCGATGGGCTCGAGATCACATTGATGGGCGCGATTAGCGCGGTGCTGCAGCGTCCCGATGTTCTGCATTTCACGGCCGCACAGATCGGCTTCATCAGTTCGTGCTACCTGGCCGGCGCCGTGCTGGGTGCGCTCGTATTCGGCCATCTGACGGATCGTTTCGGGCGACGCAAATTCTTTTTCCTCAGCCTCGGTCTCTACCTGGTGGGCGTCGGTCTGACGGCGCTGTCGTGGAACCTCGCGACGTTTGCGCTTTTTCGATTTCTCACGGGTGCGGGGATCGGCGGCGAATATGCCGCCGTCAACTCGGCGATCGACGAGCTCATCCCCGCGCGCTTTCGCGGCCGCGTCGATTTGATGATCAACGGCAGCTATTGGCTGGGCGCGGCGGCCGGGGCGGCGTCCACGGTAATCCTGCTCGATACGCAATACCTGGCGGCGAATCTCGGATGGCGGCTCGGTTTCGGCGTCGGCGCAGTGATCGGCCTCGTCATCCTTTATATGCGCGAGTTCATCCCCGAGAGCCCGCGCTGGTTGCTAACTCATGGTCAGAATGATGAAGCCGAAAGAATCGTCGGCGAGATCGAGAAGACCGTAAAAGAAGAAACCGGACAACAACTGCGCGGCGAACCTGAAGAGCCGCCGCTGCGCATCCACGTGCGCAAGGAATTCGGACTCGACGCGATCATTGCGCCGCTCGTTCACACATACCGCGAACGCTCGATTCTCGGGCTGTCCCTGATGATCGCACAGGCCTTCGTTTACAACGCGATCCTGTTCACCTATGCGCTGGTGCTGAACCGCTACTACTCGGTGCCGGCGGACCGTACCGGTCTCTACCTGTTGCCATTCGCACTGAGCAACTTTCTCGGCCCGGTCGCGCTCGGACACTTCTTCGACACGGTCGGGCGCCGCCCGATGATCTCGGGTACCTTCGCGATTTCGGGAGTATTGCTCATTGCGAACGGGTGGATGTTCGCACATGGCTCGTTGACAAGCACATCACAATCAGTTTTTTGGATGGTTATATTCTTCTTCGCCTCGCCCGCGGCGAGCTCAGCTTATCTCACGGTCAGCGAGATGTTTCCGCTCGAGATGCGCGCGCTCGCGATCGCGATATTTTACTCGGCCGGCACCGCAGTCGGCGGGATCATCGCGCCATGGTTTTTCGGCCGGCTCATCGATAGCGGGTCGCGCACGGAACTCTACTACGGCTATCTGGTCGCAGCCGTGCTGATGCTCGGCGCAGCGGTGATGGAAGTGCTCTACGGCGTCGCGGCCGAGCGCCAGAGCCTGGAAAAGATCGCCGCCCCGCTGTCGATGGTGCAATAG
- a CDS encoding glycosyltransferase family 4 protein, with protein MRILLLCEAFRSIGGVQEVVDNLAAELAALGNDVAILSTPFVAGEPRTIRFSGECRYVGIPSRRPVTLRHPERLLRLPLSLRVRELSNAIADFRPTVVSSHCWSWDQFPAVVAACQRAHLPLVHSLFDSWGSGTMGTAALSALRGAAALTALSEATRRFFEPLLPEARDARVIIGGVDPTLAEASVPMPHPHPYIFCAARLDIRHKAIDSLIEAFASIASEHREVDLLISGGGRDRESLEALAISSGVADRVKFLGIVPRAELWSLYKGATIYAMPSRMPEGLGLVFLEAMAAGIPVIGTRSGGTPEIVEHELTGLLIGENNSPAELAAAMIRLLRDPEMRRQMGQHARERVASRYSWRQFAGQYLEVFASCSRGGV; from the coding sequence ATGCGTATCCTGTTGTTATGCGAAGCTTTCCGGTCGATCGGCGGCGTCCAGGAAGTGGTGGATAACCTGGCTGCAGAGCTGGCAGCGCTCGGCAACGATGTTGCTATTTTGTCAACGCCGTTCGTCGCTGGAGAGCCGCGTACGATCCGATTCAGCGGCGAGTGCCGATACGTCGGGATTCCGAGTCGGCGCCCGGTGACGCTGCGGCATCCGGAGCGCCTCCTGCGGTTGCCGCTTTCTCTCCGGGTGCGCGAACTGTCCAACGCGATCGCCGATTTCAGGCCGACGGTCGTCAGTTCGCATTGCTGGTCGTGGGATCAATTCCCGGCCGTGGTCGCCGCATGCCAACGCGCTCACCTGCCCTTGGTGCATAGTCTTTTCGATTCGTGGGGCAGCGGCACGATGGGCACCGCCGCGCTCAGCGCGCTGCGCGGCGCCGCGGCGCTGACTGCGCTATCGGAAGCAACGCGCCGATTTTTCGAGCCGCTCCTGCCCGAGGCGCGCGATGCACGAGTGATCATCGGCGGCGTCGATCCGACCCTCGCCGAGGCCTCCGTGCCGATGCCCCATCCGCATCCCTATATATTTTGCGCCGCCCGCCTCGATATTCGTCACAAGGCGATCGATTCGCTGATCGAAGCGTTCGCATCGATTGCCAGCGAGCATCGTGAGGTCGATCTGCTGATCAGCGGTGGCGGCCGCGACCGCGAATCACTCGAGGCACTCGCGATTTCATCGGGCGTGGCCGATCGCGTTAAGTTCCTCGGCATCGTCCCGCGCGCAGAGTTGTGGAGTCTTTACAAAGGCGCGACGATCTACGCGATGCCGAGCCGGATGCCCGAGGGCCTCGGTCTGGTATTTCTCGAAGCGATGGCCGCGGGAATCCCCGTCATCGGAACGCGCAGCGGCGGAACACCCGAGATCGTCGAGCATGAGCTGACCGGCCTGCTGATCGGCGAAAACAATTCGCCCGCCGAACTCGCGGCCGCGATGATTCGCTTGCTGCGCGACCCCGAAATGCGCCGCCAGATGGGCCAGCACGCTCGCGAGCGGGTTGCATCGCGCTACTCATGGCGACAATTTGCGGGTCAGTATCTTGAAGTTTTCGCCTCATGCAGTAGAGGTGGAGTCTGA
- a CDS encoding enoyl-CoA hydratase: MSSDSIDTGTNDLLASLDNHVLTLTLNRPEARNAMSGAMTSALAEQLAKAELDPAVKCIVLTGAGKGFCAGGDVKGMAARGDGTVGDNTIDGAIHRQRVNQRATAGKLFKMPKPTIASLPGAAAGAGLSLALACDLRIMASTAVLTTAFARVGFSGDYGGTYFLTQLIGSAKARELYYLSDRINAQEALRLGLANFVCAPEELAARTREIAGRLASGPTVAYRYMKENLNRAMHGDVDDCLDLEATHHVHCGQTEDHREAAKAFVEKREPVFKGR; this comes from the coding sequence ATGAGCTCTGACAGTATCGATACCGGCACCAACGATCTTCTCGCAAGCCTCGACAATCATGTCCTGACTCTGACCCTGAATCGGCCCGAGGCACGCAATGCGATGTCGGGTGCGATGACGAGTGCGCTTGCCGAGCAGCTTGCGAAGGCGGAGCTAGATCCTGCGGTGAAGTGCATCGTCCTGACTGGCGCGGGCAAAGGATTCTGCGCGGGCGGCGACGTCAAAGGGATGGCGGCGCGCGGCGACGGCACCGTCGGCGACAATACGATCGACGGCGCGATTCATCGCCAGCGCGTCAACCAGCGTGCGACAGCCGGCAAGCTCTTCAAGATGCCGAAGCCCACAATCGCGTCGCTGCCGGGCGCAGCAGCCGGTGCTGGCCTTTCGCTCGCGCTCGCGTGCGATCTGCGGATCATGGCGAGCACTGCCGTGCTCACGACTGCGTTCGCGCGAGTGGGTTTTTCCGGCGACTACGGCGGGACGTACTTCCTGACGCAACTCATCGGCTCGGCGAAAGCGCGCGAGCTGTACTACCTGTCCGATCGCATCAACGCTCAGGAGGCATTGCGGCTCGGGCTCGCGAACTTCGTATGCGCGCCCGAAGAGCTCGCGGCCAGGACGCGCGAGATCGCGGGGCGCCTCGCGAGCGGACCGACCGTCGCCTATCGCTACATGAAAGAGAACCTCAATCGCGCGATGCACGGCGACGTGGACGATTGTCTCGACCTTGAAGCCACGCATCATGTTCACTGCGGCCAGACCGAGGACCATCGCGAAGCCGCCAAGGCGTTCGTCGAAAAACGCGAACCGGTCTTCAAGGGCCGCTAA